One genomic window of Neisseria sp. oral taxon 014 str. F0314 includes the following:
- the aceE gene encoding pyruvate dehydrogenase (acetyl-transferring), homodimeric type: MSTQLHDVDPIETREWLDALSSVLEYEGSERAQYLLENLVKYGRRNGVRMPHGTTTPYVNTIAKSDEKPIPGDQAIEHRIRAFVRWNAAAIVLRAGKKDLELGGHIASFQSSATMYEVGFNHFWKAKGEGEEGDLVFFQGHSAPGMYARAFVEGRLTEEQLNNFRQETQGNGLPSYPHPHLLPDFWQFPTVSMGLGPLMAIYQARFLKYLESRGLAKTKGRKVWVFCGDGEMDEPESQGAIALAAREGLDNLIFVINCNLQRLDGPVRGNGKIIQELEGNFTGAGWNVVKVIWGSRWDKLLERDTDGILRKRMEECLDGDYQTYKSKDGAYVREHFFNTPELKALVADMTDDEIWALNRGGHDPQKVYNAYDRAVNHAEGRPTLILAKTIKGYGMGAAGEGQNVAHQAKKMDKASLKQFRDRFDIPVTDEQIESGDLPYLAFAPDSEEYKYLHARREALGGYLPQRHPTQEVLEVPELSAFDAQLKSSGDREFSTTMAFVRILSTLLKDKKIGKRIVPIVPDESRTFGMEGMFRQYGIWNPKGQQYTPQDKDQLMFYKESVDGQILQEGINEPGAMADWIAAATSYANSDFAMIPFYIYYSMFGFQRIGDLAWAAGDMHARGFLLGGTAGRTTLNGEGLQHEDGHSHVQADLIPNCVTYDPTFQYEVAVIVHDGLRRMYANNEDVFFYMTLMNENYTHPDMPEGVEEQILKGMYLLKSGGKGDKKVQLMGSGTILQEVIAGAELLKADFGVEADIWSCPSFNQLHRDAIEVERYNRLHPLETAKVPFVTSQLKGHEGPVVVATDYIRSYADRIRAYVPNDYHVLGTDGFGRSDSRANLRSFFEVDRYSVAVTALSALAEQGKVSKETVQQAIEKYGIDVSASPSWKR; the protein is encoded by the coding sequence ATGTCCACCCAATTACACGATGTTGACCCTATCGAAACCCGCGAGTGGTTAGACGCATTAAGTTCGGTACTGGAATACGAAGGCAGCGAACGTGCGCAGTACCTGCTGGAAAACTTGGTGAAATACGGCCGCCGCAACGGTGTGCGTATGCCGCACGGGACAACTACTCCGTATGTCAATACCATTGCGAAAAGCGATGAAAAACCGATTCCGGGCGACCAAGCAATCGAGCATCGCATCCGTGCGTTCGTCCGCTGGAACGCGGCCGCCATCGTATTGCGTGCCGGTAAGAAAGATTTGGAATTGGGCGGACACATCGCATCTTTCCAATCTTCGGCCACCATGTACGAAGTCGGTTTCAACCATTTCTGGAAAGCCAAAGGCGAAGGTGAGGAAGGTGATTTGGTGTTCTTCCAAGGCCACTCCGCACCGGGTATGTATGCCCGCGCCTTTGTTGAAGGCCGTCTGACAGAAGAGCAGTTGAACAATTTCCGTCAGGAAACCCAAGGCAACGGCCTGCCGTCTTATCCCCACCCGCACCTGCTACCCGATTTCTGGCAGTTCCCGACCGTATCTATGGGTCTCGGCCCGCTGATGGCGATTTATCAGGCCCGTTTCCTGAAATACTTGGAATCGCGCGGTTTGGCCAAAACCAAAGGCCGCAAAGTATGGGTGTTCTGTGGCGACGGCGAGATGGACGAACCGGAAAGCCAAGGCGCAATCGCATTGGCCGCCCGCGAAGGCTTGGACAATCTGATTTTCGTCATCAACTGCAACCTGCAACGTTTGGACGGACCGGTGCGCGGCAACGGCAAAATCATTCAGGAATTGGAAGGCAACTTTACCGGCGCCGGCTGGAACGTAGTGAAAGTCATTTGGGGCAGCCGTTGGGACAAACTGCTGGAACGCGATACGGACGGCATCCTGCGCAAACGCATGGAAGAATGTCTGGACGGCGACTATCAGACTTACAAATCCAAAGACGGTGCATATGTGCGCGAACATTTCTTCAATACCCCCGAATTGAAAGCATTGGTCGCCGACATGACCGATGATGAAATCTGGGCATTGAACCGAGGCGGACACGACCCGCAAAAAGTATATAACGCCTACGACCGTGCGGTGAATCATGCCGAAGGCCGTCCGACCCTGATTTTGGCAAAAACCATTAAAGGTTACGGTATGGGTGCCGCAGGCGAAGGTCAAAACGTGGCGCACCAAGCGAAAAAAATGGACAAAGCGTCCCTGAAACAATTCCGCGACCGCTTTGACATTCCCGTTACCGACGAGCAAATCGAAAGCGGCGACCTGCCTTACCTGGCTTTCGCTCCCGACAGCGAAGAATACAAATACCTGCATGCGCGCCGCGAAGCTTTGGGCGGCTACCTGCCTCAACGTCATCCGACACAAGAGGTATTGGAAGTACCGGAATTGTCCGCATTCGATGCACAACTGAAATCCAGCGGCGATCGTGAGTTTTCGACCACGATGGCATTTGTCCGCATCCTGTCCACCTTGTTAAAAGACAAAAAAATCGGCAAACGCATCGTGCCCATCGTGCCCGACGAGAGCCGTACCTTCGGTATGGAAGGCATGTTCCGCCAATACGGTATTTGGAACCCGAAAGGACAGCAATACACCCCGCAGGACAAAGACCAACTGATGTTCTATAAAGAATCGGTCGACGGCCAAATCCTGCAGGAAGGTATTAACGAACCGGGTGCGATGGCTGACTGGATCGCAGCTGCAACCAGCTACGCCAACAGCGACTTCGCCATGATTCCTTTCTACATCTACTACTCTATGTTCGGTTTCCAACGTATCGGTGACTTGGCATGGGCTGCCGGCGATATGCACGCACGCGGTTTCCTGTTGGGTGGTACTGCCGGTCGTACAACCTTGAACGGTGAAGGTCTGCAACACGAAGACGGCCACAGCCATGTTCAGGCCGACCTGATTCCCAACTGCGTCACCTACGATCCGACGTTCCAATACGAAGTGGCCGTTATCGTACACGACGGTCTGCGCCGCATGTATGCCAACAATGAAGATGTGTTCTTCTATATGACCCTGATGAATGAGAACTACACCCATCCGGATATGCCCGAAGGTGTGGAAGAGCAGATTCTGAAAGGTATGTATCTGTTGAAATCAGGCGGAAAAGGCGATAAGAAAGTACAGTTGATGGGTTCAGGCACTATCCTGCAGGAAGTGATTGCCGGTGCCGAATTGCTGAAAGCCGATTTCGGCGTGGAAGCTGACATTTGGTCTTGCCCGTCGTTTAACCAACTGCACCGCGACGCCATCGAAGTGGAGCGCTATAACCGCCTGCACCCGTTGGAAACAGCCAAAGTGCCGTTCGTTACTTCTCAGTTGAAAGGTCATGAGGGTCCGGTGGTTGTGGCTACTGACTACATCCGCAGCTATGCCGACCGTATCCGCGCCTATGTACCTAACGACTACCACGTTTTGGGTACCGACGGTTTCGGCCGTTCCGACAGCCGCGCCAACCTGCGCAGCTTCTTTGAAGTGGACCGTTACAGCGTAGCCGTAACTGCCTTGAGCGCATTGGCCGAACAGGGCAAAGTCAGCAAAGAGACCGTTCAACAGGCTATCGAAAAATACGGTATCGACGTAAGCGCGTCTCCGAGCTGGAAACGCTGA
- a CDS encoding SDR family NAD(P)-dependent oxidoreductase, with product MAAKIIISGHSSGLGKALAELYLEQGCPVLGIARRMLPPREGLQQCTLDLSDSGTLARWLESGAPEAFINGADELVLINNAGTVAPSAVCGRQRPSEIAAAVALNVAAPLMLTNHVLAVRPESLPVKIVHISSGAGRKAYPGWSVYGATKAALDHHARCVAAEDRRNVAIASIAPGVVDTAMQAEIRGLPQDEFPVLPRFVQLRRENGLASPESAAALIAAMIADEDFGGEVIEDVRRRQELKETFQTASALRERPSET from the coding sequence ATGGCGGCAAAAATCATCATCAGCGGCCACAGCAGCGGCTTGGGAAAAGCGCTGGCCGAGCTTTATTTGGAACAGGGTTGTCCGGTTTTGGGGATTGCACGAAGAATGCTGCCGCCACGGGAAGGCTTGCAACAGTGTACGCTGGATTTGTCCGACAGCGGAACGCTGGCCCGCTGGCTTGAAAGCGGTGCACCGGAGGCATTTATAAACGGTGCGGACGAGCTTGTCCTCATTAATAATGCAGGTACGGTTGCTCCGAGCGCGGTATGCGGCAGGCAGAGGCCGTCTGAAATCGCGGCGGCGGTGGCGTTGAACGTTGCCGCACCGCTGATGCTGACGAACCATGTTTTGGCCGTGAGGCCGGAAAGCCTGCCTGTGAAAATCGTACACATCAGCAGCGGTGCGGGACGCAAGGCGTATCCGGGTTGGAGCGTGTACGGTGCGACCAAGGCCGCGCTTGATCATCATGCACGCTGCGTGGCGGCCGAAGACCGGCGCAACGTCGCTATAGCCAGCATTGCGCCGGGCGTGGTGGATACGGCGATGCAGGCGGAAATACGCGGCCTGCCGCAGGACGAATTTCCGGTGCTGCCGCGTTTTGTGCAGCTCAGGCGGGAGAACGGACTGGCATCGCCCGAATCGGCCGCCGCGCTGATTGCGGCGATGATAGCGGATGAAGATTTCGGCGGCGAGGTTATTGAAGACGTGCGCCGCCGGCAGGAATTGAAAGAGACTTTTCAGACGGCCTCCGCTTTGAGGGAGAGGCCGTCTGAAACATAA
- a CDS encoding membrane protein, translated as MFKRPEELIMLVLAVLWVILTYFLCGYFGAPAQTSLLIAALTLIWAAASFSLWQRNYSRLIWPVLLGLLVACWWPFLDWYAVKNIVVPGMESQAIIVNKPWYAGWTFKFILALIPICAGYFFKWKNSRKSKTSPAL; from the coding sequence ATGTTCAAACGCCCCGAAGAATTGATTATGTTGGTTTTAGCCGTTTTATGGGTCATCCTGACCTACTTCCTCTGCGGCTATTTCGGAGCGCCCGCGCAAACTTCTCTGCTGATTGCCGCCCTGACCCTGATTTGGGCCGCAGCGAGCTTTTCCTTATGGCAGCGCAATTACAGCCGATTAATCTGGCCCGTCCTACTGGGCCTGCTGGTCGCCTGCTGGTGGCCGTTCCTCGATTGGTACGCCGTAAAAAACATCGTCGTACCGGGTATGGAAAGCCAAGCCATTATCGTGAACAAACCGTGGTACGCCGGCTGGACGTTCAAATTCATCCTCGCGCTGATACCCATATGCGCCGGTTACTTTTTCAAATGGAAAAACAGCCGCAAAAGCAAAACCTCCCCGGCCCTCTGA
- a CDS encoding Smr/MutS family protein, with product MSTDFQSTLKALGKQAKKEAEARAEEAAAARRRDEDNIDFAKAVGGVTPLKDSRRYEAPRDCSPIKPRPKEAGALAEEDYFYVGSGGCDEPPASFSKNGQGKNDIQRLRNGHYPVVADVDLHGYTQEEAQQVLNEFIEFTKKRGVCGEIIHGSGLGSAGYKPVLKNMTRRWLMQHPDVLAYVEPRAGNDGAVRILLKRSRREEG from the coding sequence ATGAGTACGGATTTCCAATCGACTTTGAAAGCCTTGGGCAAACAGGCGAAAAAAGAAGCTGAAGCGCGTGCGGAAGAAGCCGCCGCAGCCCGCAGGCGCGATGAAGACAATATCGATTTTGCCAAAGCGGTGGGCGGGGTTACGCCTTTGAAAGACAGCCGCAGATATGAGGCGCCGCGCGACTGTTCGCCGATTAAGCCGCGTCCGAAAGAGGCCGGTGCATTGGCGGAGGAAGATTATTTTTATGTCGGCAGCGGCGGTTGCGACGAGCCGCCCGCCTCGTTCAGCAAAAACGGTCAGGGCAAAAACGACATCCAACGTCTGCGCAACGGCCATTATCCGGTTGTGGCCGATGTGGACTTGCACGGCTACACGCAGGAAGAAGCGCAGCAGGTATTGAACGAATTTATCGAGTTCACCAAAAAACGCGGTGTGTGCGGCGAAATCATCCACGGCAGCGGCTTGGGTTCGGCCGGTTACAAACCGGTTTTAAAAAATATGACGCGACGATGGCTGATGCAGCATCCCGACGTATTGGCGTATGTCGAACCGAGGGCGGGCAACGACGGAGCGGTCAGGATTCTGCTCAAGCGCAGCCGTAGGGAAGAAGGTTAA
- the trpE gene encoding anthranilate synthase component I — MISKQEYQAQAAQGYNRIPLVQELLADLDTPLSLYLKLANRPYTYLLESVVGGERFGRYSFIGLPCGHYLKVCGKHVDVYQNGEIVEQHDGNPLPFIETFHNRFKTPEIPSLPRFTGGLVGYFGYETIYNFEHFAHRLKNTAKADPLGTPDILLMLSQELAVIDNLSGKIHLIVYADPSQPDGYECARERLEDIRTQLRQSCAIPLSLGSKHTEAVSEFGQEPFKACVDKIKDYIFAGDCMQVVPSQRMSMEFTDSPLALYRALRTLNPSPYLFYYDFGDFHIVGSSPEILVRRERDDVIVRPIAGTRLRGKTPAEDLANEQDLLSDAKEIAEHVMLIDLGRNDVGRISKTGEVKVTDKMVIEKYSHVMHIVSNVEGRLKEGVTNMDILAATFPAGTLSGAPKVRAMEIIEEVEPSKRGIYGGAVGVWGFNNDMDLAIAIRTAVVKNNTLYVQSGAGIVADSDPTSEWQETQNKARAVVRAAQMVQEGLDK, encoded by the coding sequence ATGATCAGCAAACAAGAATATCAAGCCCAAGCCGCCCAAGGCTACAACCGCATCCCGCTCGTTCAAGAACTCCTTGCCGACTTGGATACGCCGCTTTCCCTCTATCTCAAACTCGCCAACCGCCCCTATACCTACCTGCTCGAATCCGTTGTCGGCGGCGAACGTTTTGGCCGCTATTCCTTTATCGGCCTGCCTTGCGGCCACTATCTCAAAGTCTGTGGCAAACACGTCGATGTTTACCAAAACGGCGAAATCGTCGAGCAACACGACGGCAATCCATTGCCCTTTATCGAAACCTTCCACAACCGCTTCAAAACGCCCGAAATCCCAAGCCTGCCGCGCTTTACCGGCGGACTGGTCGGCTACTTCGGTTACGAAACCATCTACAATTTCGAACACTTCGCCCACCGCCTGAAAAACACCGCCAAAGCCGACCCGCTCGGCACGCCCGACATCTTGCTGATGCTGTCGCAAGAGTTGGCGGTTATCGACAATTTGAGCGGCAAAATCCACCTCATCGTTTATGCCGATCCCTCACAGCCCGACGGCTACGAATGCGCCCGCGAACGCCTCGAAGACATCCGCACCCAGCTGCGCCAAAGCTGCGCCATCCCGCTCTCGCTCGGCAGCAAACACACCGAAGCCGTCAGCGAGTTCGGCCAAGAACCGTTCAAAGCCTGCGTCGATAAAATCAAAGACTACATCTTCGCAGGCGACTGCATGCAGGTCGTCCCCAGCCAGCGCATGAGCATGGAGTTTACCGACAGCCCGCTCGCCCTCTACCGCGCCCTGCGCACGCTCAACCCTTCGCCTTACCTCTTTTACTACGATTTTGGCGATTTCCACATCGTCGGTTCCTCGCCCGAAATCCTCGTCCGCCGCGAACGCGACGACGTCATCGTCCGCCCCATCGCCGGCACGCGCCTGCGCGGCAAAACCCCCGCCGAAGACCTTGCCAACGAGCAGGATTTATTAAGCGACGCCAAAGAAATCGCCGAACACGTCATGCTTATCGATTTAGGGCGAAACGACGTCGGCCGCATCAGCAAAACGGGCGAAGTCAAAGTAACCGACAAAATGGTGATTGAAAAATACTCCCACGTGATGCACATCGTTTCCAACGTCGAAGGCCGTCTGAAAGAGGGCGTCACCAACATGGACATTCTCGCCGCCACTTTCCCCGCCGGCACACTCTCCGGCGCACCCAAAGTCCGCGCCATGGAAATCATCGAAGAAGTCGAACCGAGCAAACGCGGCATCTACGGCGGCGCCGTCGGCGTATGGGGTTTCAACAACGACATGGATTTGGCAATCGCCATCCGCACCGCCGTAGTGAAAAACAACACGCTTTATGTCCAAAGCGGCGCAGGTATCGTCGCCGACTCCGATCCAACCTCCGAATGGCAGGAAACGCAGAACAAAGCCCGAGCAGTGGTCAGGGCGGCGCAGATGGTGCAGGAAGGGTTGGATAAATAA